One genomic window of Mustela lutreola isolate mMusLut2 chromosome 14, mMusLut2.pri, whole genome shotgun sequence includes the following:
- the DEDD gene encoding death effector domain-containing protein, with product MAGLKRQASQVWPEERGEQEHGLYSLHRMFDIVGTHLTHRDVRVLSFLFVDVIDDHERGLIRDGRDFLLALERQGRCDESNFRQVLQLLRIITRHDLLPYVTLKRRRAVCPDLVDKYLEETSIRYVTPRALSDPEPRPPQPPKTVPPHYPVVCCPTSGPQMCSKRPARGRATLGSQRKRRKSVTPDPKEKQTCDIRLRVRAEYCQHETALQGNVFSNKQDPLERQFERFNQANTILKSRDLGSIICDIKFSELTYLDAFWRDYINGSLLEALKGVFITDSLKQAVGHEAIKLLVNVDEEDYELGRQKLLRNLMLQALP from the exons ATGGCGGGCCTGAAGCGGCAGGCGAGCCAGGTGTGGCCAGAAGAGCGCGGCGAGCAGGAGCACGGGCTGTACAGCCTGCACCGCATGTTCGACATAGTGGGCACCCACCTGACGCACAGAGATGTGCGcgtcctttctttcctctttgttgaTGTCATCGATGACCACGAGCGGGGCCTCATCCGCGACGGACGTGACTTCTTACTGGCGTTGGAGCGCCAGGGCCGCTGTGATGAGAGTAACTTTCGCCAGGTGCTGCAGCTGCTGCGCATCATCACGCGCCACGACCTGCTGCCCTATGTCACCCTCAAGCGGAGGCGGGCTG TGTGCCCCGATCTTGTAGACAAGTATCTGGAGGAGACATCCATTCGCTATGTGACCCCCAGAGCCCTCAGTGATCCAGAACCGAGGCCTCCACAACCCCCCAAAACAG TGCCTCCCCACTATCCTGTGGTGTGCTGCCCCACTTCGGGCCCTCAGATGTGTAGCAAGCGGCCAGCTCGAGGGAGAGCCACCCTCGGGAGCCAGCGAAAACGCCGGAAGTCAGTAACGCCGGACCCCAAGGAAAAGCAGACATGTG ACATCAGACTACGGGTCCGGGCCGAGTACTGCCAGCATGAGACCGCTCTGCAGGGCAACGTGTTCTCTAACAAGCAGGACCCACTGGAGCGCCAGTTTGAGCGCTTTAACCAGGCCAACACCATCCTCAAGTCTCGGGACCTGGGCTCCATCATCTGTGACATCAAGTTCTCCGAGCTCACCTACCTCGACGCATTCTGGCGCGACTACATCAACGGCTCGCTACTAGAGGCGCTTAAAGGCGTCTTTATCACAGACTCCCTCAAGCAGGCTGTGGGCCACGAAGCCATCAAGCTGCTGGTGAACGTGGACGAGGAGGACTACGAGCTGGGCCGGCAGAAGCTCCTGAGGAACTTGATGCTGCAGGCACTGCCCTGA
- the NIT1 gene encoding deaminated glutathione amidase isoform X1: MVVAEASCRTCCLFRRPRLGFIVRPPHQFLSLLLCPGLRIPRLSVLCAQPRARAMATSSSSWELPLVAVCQVTSTPDKQENFKTCAELVREAARLGACLAFLPEAFDFIARDPAETLHLSEPLGGNLLGEYTQLARECGLWLSLGGFHERGQDWEQTQKIYNCHVLLNDKGSVVATYRKTHLCDVEIPGQGPMHESDSTIPGPSLESPVSTPAGKIGLAICYDMRFPELSLALAQAGAEILTYPSAFGSVTGPAHWEVLLRARAIETQCYVVAAAQCGRHHEKRASYGHSMVVDPWGTVVARCPEGPGLCLARIDLRYLRQLRQHLPVFQHRRPDLYGSLGHPPS, encoded by the exons ATGGTTGTGGCCGAAGCTTCATGTAGGACCTGCTGCCTATTCCGCCGGCCGCG GCTGGGCTTCATCGTCAGGCCTCCTCACCAGTTCCTGTCCCTTCTTCTGTGTCCTGGACTCCGGATACCTCGACTCTCAGTACTTTGTGCACAGCCCAG GGCCAGAGCCATGGctacctcctcctcttcctgggaaCTACCGCTGGTGGCTGTGTGCCAGGTAACATCAACACCGGACAAGCAGGAGAACTTCAAAACATGCGCTGAGCTTGTTCGAGAGGCTGCGAGACTGGGTGCTTGCCTCGCCTTCCTGCCTGAGGCATTTGACTTCATTGCAAGGGACCCTGCAGAGACACTACACTTGTCTGAGCCACTGGGTGGGAACCTTTTGGGAGAATATACCCAGCTTGCCAG ggagtGTGGACTCTGGCTGTCCTTGGGTGGTTTCCACGAGCGGGGCCAAGACTGGGAGCAGACTCAGAAAATCTACAATTGTCACGTGCTTCTGAACGACAAGG ggtCAGTGGTGGCCACTTACAGGAAGACCCATCTGTGTGATGTGGAGATTCCGGGACAGGGGCCTATGCATGAGAGCGACTCTACCATTCCTGGGCCCAGTCTGGAGTCTCCTGTCAGTACACCAGCAGGCAAG ATTGGTCTAGCTATCTGCTATGATATGCGGTTTCCAGAACTCTCTCTGGCACTGGCTCAGGCTGGAGCAGAAATACTTACCTACCCTTCAGCTTTTGGATCTGTTACAGGCCCAGCCCACTGGGAG gtaTTGCTGCGGGCCCGTGCCATTGAAACCCAGTGCTACGTGGTGGCGGCAGCACAGTGTGGACGCCACCATGAGAAGAGAGCAAGCTATGGCCACAGCATGGTGGTGGATCCCTGGGGAACGGTGGTGGCCCGCTGCCCTGAAGGACCAGGCCTCTGCCTTGCCCGGATCGACCTCCGTTACCTGCGGCAGTTGCGCCAACACCTGCCCGTGTTCCAGCACCGCAGGCCTGACCTCTATGGCAGTCTGGGCCACCCGCCGTCTTAA
- the NIT1 gene encoding deaminated glutathione amidase isoform X4 has translation MATSSSSWELPLVAVCQVTSTPDKQENFKTCAELVREAARLGACLAFLPEAFDFIARDPAETLHLSEPLGGNLLGEYTQLARECGLWLSLGGFHERGQDWEQTQKIYNCHVLLNDKGSVVATYRKTHLCDVEIPGQGPMHESDSTIPGPSLESPVSTPAGKIGLAICYDMRFPELSLALAQAGAEILTYPSAFGSVTGPAHWEVLLRARAIETQCYVVAAAQCGRHHEKRASYGHSMVVDPWGTVVARCPEGPGLCLARIDLRYLRQLRQHLPVFQHRRPDLYGSLGHPPS, from the exons ATGGctacctcctcctcttcctgggaaCTACCGCTGGTGGCTGTGTGCCAGGTAACATCAACACCGGACAAGCAGGAGAACTTCAAAACATGCGCTGAGCTTGTTCGAGAGGCTGCGAGACTGGGTGCTTGCCTCGCCTTCCTGCCTGAGGCATTTGACTTCATTGCAAGGGACCCTGCAGAGACACTACACTTGTCTGAGCCACTGGGTGGGAACCTTTTGGGAGAATATACCCAGCTTGCCAG ggagtGTGGACTCTGGCTGTCCTTGGGTGGTTTCCACGAGCGGGGCCAAGACTGGGAGCAGACTCAGAAAATCTACAATTGTCACGTGCTTCTGAACGACAAGG ggtCAGTGGTGGCCACTTACAGGAAGACCCATCTGTGTGATGTGGAGATTCCGGGACAGGGGCCTATGCATGAGAGCGACTCTACCATTCCTGGGCCCAGTCTGGAGTCTCCTGTCAGTACACCAGCAGGCAAG ATTGGTCTAGCTATCTGCTATGATATGCGGTTTCCAGAACTCTCTCTGGCACTGGCTCAGGCTGGAGCAGAAATACTTACCTACCCTTCAGCTTTTGGATCTGTTACAGGCCCAGCCCACTGGGAG gtaTTGCTGCGGGCCCGTGCCATTGAAACCCAGTGCTACGTGGTGGCGGCAGCACAGTGTGGACGCCACCATGAGAAGAGAGCAAGCTATGGCCACAGCATGGTGGTGGATCCCTGGGGAACGGTGGTGGCCCGCTGCCCTGAAGGACCAGGCCTCTGCCTTGCCCGGATCGACCTCCGTTACCTGCGGCAGTTGCGCCAACACCTGCCCGTGTTCCAGCACCGCAGGCCTGACCTCTATGGCAGTCTGGGCCACCCGCCGTCTTAA
- the NIT1 gene encoding deaminated glutathione amidase isoform X2 gives MLGFIVRPPHQFLSLLLCPGLRIPRLSVLCAQPRARAMATSSSSWELPLVAVCQVTSTPDKQENFKTCAELVREAARLGACLAFLPEAFDFIARDPAETLHLSEPLGGNLLGEYTQLARECGLWLSLGGFHERGQDWEQTQKIYNCHVLLNDKGSVVATYRKTHLCDVEIPGQGPMHESDSTIPGPSLESPVSTPAGKIGLAICYDMRFPELSLALAQAGAEILTYPSAFGSVTGPAHWEVLLRARAIETQCYVVAAAQCGRHHEKRASYGHSMVVDPWGTVVARCPEGPGLCLARIDLRYLRQLRQHLPVFQHRRPDLYGSLGHPPS, from the exons AT GCTGGGCTTCATCGTCAGGCCTCCTCACCAGTTCCTGTCCCTTCTTCTGTGTCCTGGACTCCGGATACCTCGACTCTCAGTACTTTGTGCACAGCCCAG GGCCAGAGCCATGGctacctcctcctcttcctgggaaCTACCGCTGGTGGCTGTGTGCCAGGTAACATCAACACCGGACAAGCAGGAGAACTTCAAAACATGCGCTGAGCTTGTTCGAGAGGCTGCGAGACTGGGTGCTTGCCTCGCCTTCCTGCCTGAGGCATTTGACTTCATTGCAAGGGACCCTGCAGAGACACTACACTTGTCTGAGCCACTGGGTGGGAACCTTTTGGGAGAATATACCCAGCTTGCCAG ggagtGTGGACTCTGGCTGTCCTTGGGTGGTTTCCACGAGCGGGGCCAAGACTGGGAGCAGACTCAGAAAATCTACAATTGTCACGTGCTTCTGAACGACAAGG ggtCAGTGGTGGCCACTTACAGGAAGACCCATCTGTGTGATGTGGAGATTCCGGGACAGGGGCCTATGCATGAGAGCGACTCTACCATTCCTGGGCCCAGTCTGGAGTCTCCTGTCAGTACACCAGCAGGCAAG ATTGGTCTAGCTATCTGCTATGATATGCGGTTTCCAGAACTCTCTCTGGCACTGGCTCAGGCTGGAGCAGAAATACTTACCTACCCTTCAGCTTTTGGATCTGTTACAGGCCCAGCCCACTGGGAG gtaTTGCTGCGGGCCCGTGCCATTGAAACCCAGTGCTACGTGGTGGCGGCAGCACAGTGTGGACGCCACCATGAGAAGAGAGCAAGCTATGGCCACAGCATGGTGGTGGATCCCTGGGGAACGGTGGTGGCCCGCTGCCCTGAAGGACCAGGCCTCTGCCTTGCCCGGATCGACCTCCGTTACCTGCGGCAGTTGCGCCAACACCTGCCCGTGTTCCAGCACCGCAGGCCTGACCTCTATGGCAGTCTGGGCCACCCGCCGTCTTAA
- the NIT1 gene encoding deaminated glutathione amidase isoform X3: MVVAEASCRTCCLFRRPRLGFIVRPPHQFLSLLLCPGLRIPRLSVLCAQPRARAMATSSSSWELPLVAVCQVTSTPDKQENFKTCAELVREAARLGACLAFLPEAFDFIARDPAETLHLSEPLGGNLLGEYTQLARECGLWLSLGGFHERGQDWEQTQKIYNCHVLLNDKGSVVATYRKTHLCDVEIPGQGPMHESDSTIPGPSLESPVSTPAGKVLLRARAIETQCYVVAAAQCGRHHEKRASYGHSMVVDPWGTVVARCPEGPGLCLARIDLRYLRQLRQHLPVFQHRRPDLYGSLGHPPS, translated from the exons ATGGTTGTGGCCGAAGCTTCATGTAGGACCTGCTGCCTATTCCGCCGGCCGCG GCTGGGCTTCATCGTCAGGCCTCCTCACCAGTTCCTGTCCCTTCTTCTGTGTCCTGGACTCCGGATACCTCGACTCTCAGTACTTTGTGCACAGCCCAG GGCCAGAGCCATGGctacctcctcctcttcctgggaaCTACCGCTGGTGGCTGTGTGCCAGGTAACATCAACACCGGACAAGCAGGAGAACTTCAAAACATGCGCTGAGCTTGTTCGAGAGGCTGCGAGACTGGGTGCTTGCCTCGCCTTCCTGCCTGAGGCATTTGACTTCATTGCAAGGGACCCTGCAGAGACACTACACTTGTCTGAGCCACTGGGTGGGAACCTTTTGGGAGAATATACCCAGCTTGCCAG ggagtGTGGACTCTGGCTGTCCTTGGGTGGTTTCCACGAGCGGGGCCAAGACTGGGAGCAGACTCAGAAAATCTACAATTGTCACGTGCTTCTGAACGACAAGG ggtCAGTGGTGGCCACTTACAGGAAGACCCATCTGTGTGATGTGGAGATTCCGGGACAGGGGCCTATGCATGAGAGCGACTCTACCATTCCTGGGCCCAGTCTGGAGTCTCCTGTCAGTACACCAGCAGGCAAG gtaTTGCTGCGGGCCCGTGCCATTGAAACCCAGTGCTACGTGGTGGCGGCAGCACAGTGTGGACGCCACCATGAGAAGAGAGCAAGCTATGGCCACAGCATGGTGGTGGATCCCTGGGGAACGGTGGTGGCCCGCTGCCCTGAAGGACCAGGCCTCTGCCTTGCCCGGATCGACCTCCGTTACCTGCGGCAGTTGCGCCAACACCTGCCCGTGTTCCAGCACCGCAGGCCTGACCTCTATGGCAGTCTGGGCCACCCGCCGTCTTAA
- the PFDN2 gene encoding prefoldin subunit 2, producing MAESSGRTGKSSGSGAGKGAVSAEQVIAGFNRLRQEQRGLASKAAELEMELNEHSLVIDTLKEVDEARKCYRMVGGVLVERTVKEVLPALENNKEQIQKIIEALTQQLQAKGRELNEFREKHNIRLVGEDEKPPAKESSEGAGAKSSSAGVLVS from the exons ATGGCGGAGAGCAGCGGTCGCACCGGCAAGAGCAGCGGTAGCGGCGCGGGCAAAGGGGCGGTGTCGGCAGAGCAG GTGATCGCTGGCTTCAACCGCCTTCGGCAGGAGCAGCGGGGGCTGGCGTCCAAAGCCGCTGAGCTGGAGATGGAGTTGAACGAGCACag CTTGGTGATCGACACCCTGAAGGAGGTGGATGAGGCCCGCAAGTGCTACCGCATGGTGGGAGGCGTACTGGTGGAGCGGACGGTCAAAGAGGTGCTGCCGGCCCTGGAGAACAACAAGGAGCAG ATACAGAAGATCATTGAGGCACTCACACAgcagcttcaggcaaagggaagagaattaaatgaattccgggaaaagcacaacattcgtctGGTGGGGGAGGATGAGAAGCCGCCAGCCAAGGAGAGCTCGGAAGGGGCCGGAGCTAAGTCCAGCTCAGCGGGAGTGTTGGTCTCCTAG
- the KLHDC9 gene encoding kelch domain-containing protein 9 isoform X1, giving the protein MALAGSPGGAGWTWRPVARDALLARAFHSCTELQGRFYLVGGLPGGGATEPSGDTVVFDPAAGQAVQLGARGCPRRSHHDAAPVGGRWLCVVGGWDGARRLATVAALDTERGVWEAWSAAPGSRPPAGLSSHTCTRVSDRELRVAGREGGTRTQRRYGSIYTLRLDPSARTYWPELLHTPSYKEEGCHTASRSGHCAALLPTSGHPPAHQLLLFGGCNSAEPEVAGHWGQGKIKEEPPAAPRLMEQLARLVSTGQGSRQGPRGLRHHSCSVVGPFAVLFGGETLTRARDTICNDLYVYDTRKSPSLWFHFPSADHGLKRVGHRTCLWNDQLYLVGGFGEDGRTPRPQVCVLDLFI; this is encoded by the exons atGGCGCTGGCGGGGTCCCCGGGGGGTGCGGGCTGGACCTGGCGGCCGGTGGCTCGGGACGCGCTGCTGGCGAGAGCCTTCCACTCGTGCACTGAGCTGCAGGGCCGCTTCTACCTGGTGGGGGGCCTCCCGGGCGGGGGGGCGACAGAGCCAAGCGGCGACACGGTGGTCTTCGACCCGGCCGCGGGACAGGCCGTGCAGCTGGGCGCCCGGGGCTGCCCGCGGCGCAGCCACCATGACGCGGCGCCCGTGGGCGGCCGCTGGCTCTGCGTGGTGGGGGGCTGGGACGGGGCGCGCCGCCTGGCCACGGTGGCCGCCCTGGACACGGAGCGCGGAGTGTGGGAGGCGTGGAGCGCGGCCCCCGGCAGCCGGCCCCCTGCCGGCCTCAGCAGCCACACCTGCACCCGCGTCTCGGACCGAGAGCTGCGGGTGGCGGGCCGGGAGGGCGGGACCCGCACTCAGCGCCGCTACGGAAGCATCTACACGTTGAGGCTGGACCCCAGCGCCCGCACCTACTG GCCCGAACTTCTGCACACCCCCAGCTATAAGGAAGAGGGCTGCCACACAGCCTCCCGCTCGGGTCACTGCGCCGCCCTGCTCCCGACCTCGGGGCACCCCCCTGCTCACCAGCTGCTTCTCTTTGGGGGCTGCAACTCCGCGGAACCAGAAGTAGCAGGGCACTGGGGTCAGGGGAAAATTAAG GAGGAACCACCTGCAGCGCCCCGTTTGATGGAACAGCTTGCCAGGCTTGTGAGCACGGGGCAGGGCTCCCGGCAGGGGCCCCGGGGCCTGCGGCATCACTCATGCTCTGTGGTGGGGCCCTTCGCTGTGCTCTTTGGTGGAGAAACTCTGACCAGGGCCAGAGACACCATCTGCAATGACCTCTACGTCTATGACACCC GCAAGTCCCCTTCTCTGTGGTTCCACTTCCCCAGTGCAGACCACGGGCTGAAACGTGTGGGCCATCGGACCTGCCTTTGGAACGATCAGCTTTACCTGGTTGGGGGTTTTGGTGAGGACGGGAGGACACCGAGGCCACAGGTTTGCGTCCTGGACCTATTTATCTAA
- the KLHDC9 gene encoding kelch domain-containing protein 9 isoform X2: protein MALAGSPGGAGWTWRPVARDALLARAFHSCTELQGRFYLVGGLPGGGATEPSGDTVVFDPAAGQAVQLGARGCPRRSHHDAAPVGGRWLCVVGGWDGARRLATVAALDTERGVWEAWSAAPGSRPPAGLSSHTCTRVSDRELRVAGREGGTRTQRRYGSIYTLRLDPSARTYCYKEEGCHTASRSGHCAALLPTSGHPPAHQLLLFGGCNSAEPEVAGHWGQGKIKEEPPAAPRLMEQLARLVSTGQGSRQGPRGLRHHSCSVVGPFAVLFGGETLTRARDTICNDLYVYDTRKSPSLWFHFPSADHGLKRVGHRTCLWNDQLYLVGGFGEDGRTPRPQVCVLDLFI from the exons atGGCGCTGGCGGGGTCCCCGGGGGGTGCGGGCTGGACCTGGCGGCCGGTGGCTCGGGACGCGCTGCTGGCGAGAGCCTTCCACTCGTGCACTGAGCTGCAGGGCCGCTTCTACCTGGTGGGGGGCCTCCCGGGCGGGGGGGCGACAGAGCCAAGCGGCGACACGGTGGTCTTCGACCCGGCCGCGGGACAGGCCGTGCAGCTGGGCGCCCGGGGCTGCCCGCGGCGCAGCCACCATGACGCGGCGCCCGTGGGCGGCCGCTGGCTCTGCGTGGTGGGGGGCTGGGACGGGGCGCGCCGCCTGGCCACGGTGGCCGCCCTGGACACGGAGCGCGGAGTGTGGGAGGCGTGGAGCGCGGCCCCCGGCAGCCGGCCCCCTGCCGGCCTCAGCAGCCACACCTGCACCCGCGTCTCGGACCGAGAGCTGCGGGTGGCGGGCCGGGAGGGCGGGACCCGCACTCAGCGCCGCTACGGAAGCATCTACACGTTGAGGCTGGACCCCAGCGCCCGCACCTACTG CTATAAGGAAGAGGGCTGCCACACAGCCTCCCGCTCGGGTCACTGCGCCGCCCTGCTCCCGACCTCGGGGCACCCCCCTGCTCACCAGCTGCTTCTCTTTGGGGGCTGCAACTCCGCGGAACCAGAAGTAGCAGGGCACTGGGGTCAGGGGAAAATTAAG GAGGAACCACCTGCAGCGCCCCGTTTGATGGAACAGCTTGCCAGGCTTGTGAGCACGGGGCAGGGCTCCCGGCAGGGGCCCCGGGGCCTGCGGCATCACTCATGCTCTGTGGTGGGGCCCTTCGCTGTGCTCTTTGGTGGAGAAACTCTGACCAGGGCCAGAGACACCATCTGCAATGACCTCTACGTCTATGACACCC GCAAGTCCCCTTCTCTGTGGTTCCACTTCCCCAGTGCAGACCACGGGCTGAAACGTGTGGGCCATCGGACCTGCCTTTGGAACGATCAGCTTTACCTGGTTGGGGGTTTTGGTGAGGACGGGAGGACACCGAGGCCACAGGTTTGCGTCCTGGACCTATTTATCTAA